The Heyndrickxia vini genome contains a region encoding:
- a CDS encoding acyltransferase family protein, producing MDHVGNYLSLSRTFVFFPYFLLGFLIEQKHINWIKNMKFSAVIGVLIILSTFLLFGLSFPKDAVPWLLGSSSYADMGNVEWFDGLFRMLQYLLTLIVIFGFFALVPATGSKLTIIGQRTLYIYLLHGFIIKIIETAVSDETLESISQNYFLLFIFSFVLCLTLGSYLIKKYTKPLIELRL from the coding sequence GTGGATCACGTCGGGAACTATTTAAGTCTTTCAAGGACCTTTGTCTTTTTCCCATATTTTCTATTGGGGTTCTTAATTGAACAAAAGCATATAAATTGGATAAAGAACATGAAATTTTCAGCGGTAATAGGAGTTTTAATAATACTGTCGACTTTTCTGCTATTTGGTTTGTCCTTTCCTAAAGATGCGGTTCCATGGTTGCTTGGTTCCTCCTCTTACGCAGATATGGGCAATGTTGAATGGTTTGATGGGCTTTTCCGTATGCTCCAATACTTGTTAACATTAATAGTTATTTTTGGATTTTTTGCACTCGTACCAGCGACCGGATCAAAATTAACGATTATCGGACAGCGGACACTTTATATATATTTATTACATGGTTTTATCATTAAGATTATTGAAACTGCAGTTTCAGACGAAACACTTGAATCAATTTCGCAAAATTATTTCTTGCTTTTCATCTTTTCATTTGTCCTTTGTCTAACTCTTGGAAGTTATTTAATTAAAAAATACACCAAACCATTAATAGAGCTTAGGCTTTAA
- a CDS encoding acyltransferase family protein, producing the protein MASSSKRSLYFDNAKLILIFLVVFGHVISPLKGNDDILFTLYTVIFLFHMPAFILISGYFAKGYRKKGYLIKSVKKILLPYLIFQAIYSFFYFISGDEKSLTIDFLQPHWTLWFLLSLFCWNVLIYAFAKLKWIGLFACCRNRNRHRICGSRRELFKSFKDLCLFPIFSIGVLN; encoded by the coding sequence ATGGCTTCTTCTTCGAAGAGAAGTCTTTATTTTGATAATGCAAAGTTAATCCTTATTTTCTTAGTTGTATTCGGACACGTTATTAGTCCTTTAAAAGGAAATGATGATATTCTTTTCACTTTGTATACAGTTATTTTTCTCTTTCACATGCCTGCCTTCATTTTAATATCTGGCTATTTTGCGAAAGGATATCGTAAAAAAGGGTACCTAATTAAATCTGTAAAAAAAATATTATTACCCTATTTAATTTTTCAAGCAATCTATTCATTTTTTTACTTTATCAGCGGAGACGAAAAATCTCTGACTATTGATTTTCTTCAGCCACATTGGACTTTATGGTTTTTATTGAGTTTATTTTGTTGGAATGTGCTCATATATGCCTTTGCTAAGTTAAAATGGATTGGCCTTTTTGCTTGCTGTCGCAATAGGAATCGCCATAGGATATGTGGATCACGTCGGGAACTATTTAAGTCTTTCAAGGACCTTTGTCTTTTTCCCATATTTTCTATTGGGGTTCTTAATTGA
- a CDS encoding DNA topoisomerase III, with protein sequence MTFPLIIAEKPDQGMKLAAPFPHKKLKGYIEISPNQTFPHGAYLTWAVGHLCELIPPEEYNPQWKRWSLDTLPILPESFQYKVKKDKWNQFTIIKNLLKNPDIDEVIMAGDAEREGEAIIRIILKQCHNRKPMKRLWISSLTEKSVVNGFHHLLNEEETRSIYYEAMSRACADWLIGMNASRAYTLLLQRKGIRDVFSTGRVQTPTLALIVKREKEIENFKSEPFWEVKAVFQMANKKYEGIWHINSETRLEEEKKAMAIANFCKGKPARIDEIEKERKEFQPPLLFNLSSLQATANKIFKFSPKKTLDIAQKLYVKGIISYPRSDSSYVTKEEAALFPEILNQISKIQLYEEFFPLSIQSIMNNKRFVNEKKVTDHYAIIPTEQVVNPLTLAKDEEKIYDLIVRRLIAAHYEKSIFDYTTVHTMVDERATFISKGKQMIQEGWRKIIYQMEETKEEKEQVLPDLNKDEIGVVSKVTVKEGKTQPPKRYTEGQLITLMKTAGKFIEDSQMQSILRRTEGLGTEATRAGIISVLKDRKYIEVTKNVVCPTKKGILLIESIGNSILSSPEMTAKWEQRLHEIGEGKASPNVFLEHAKKLSVKLIDDAKIAETKWAFPADLLEEISANTNTGKKGKRVKARLGKCKKCDGMIIEKGNFYGCTNYQKTKCNFTISKKIFGKTISQKNVSKLLKEGKTDLIKGFKKDEKTFDGYLDWNKDKQIIQFESVYVKK encoded by the coding sequence ATGACTTTTCCATTAATCATTGCAGAAAAGCCAGATCAAGGGATGAAACTTGCCGCCCCATTTCCTCATAAGAAATTGAAAGGCTACATCGAAATTTCTCCAAATCAAACATTTCCACATGGTGCTTATTTAACTTGGGCAGTTGGTCATTTATGTGAACTTATTCCTCCGGAAGAATATAACCCACAATGGAAGAGGTGGTCACTTGATACACTACCGATTCTTCCAGAATCCTTTCAATATAAAGTGAAAAAGGACAAGTGGAATCAGTTTACGATTATAAAAAATTTATTAAAAAACCCGGACATTGACGAAGTGATCATGGCGGGAGATGCGGAACGTGAAGGGGAAGCAATCATTCGGATTATTTTAAAGCAATGTCATAATCGAAAGCCGATGAAAAGATTATGGATTTCCTCCCTCACTGAAAAGTCAGTTGTAAATGGTTTTCACCATTTACTAAATGAAGAAGAAACCAGATCCATTTATTATGAGGCAATGAGTCGCGCATGTGCAGATTGGCTTATTGGCATGAATGCATCGAGGGCCTATACATTATTGCTACAGAGAAAAGGGATTCGGGATGTATTTTCAACCGGGCGCGTTCAAACACCAACGCTAGCTTTAATCGTTAAAAGGGAAAAAGAAATCGAAAATTTTAAGAGTGAACCGTTTTGGGAGGTCAAGGCTGTTTTTCAAATGGCAAATAAAAAGTATGAAGGGATTTGGCATATAAATTCTGAAACGAGATTAGAAGAAGAAAAGAAGGCAATGGCAATCGCAAACTTTTGTAAAGGAAAGCCTGCCCGGATTGATGAAATTGAAAAGGAAAGAAAAGAATTTCAACCACCATTATTATTCAATTTGTCATCATTGCAAGCAACTGCTAATAAAATATTTAAGTTTTCACCGAAGAAAACATTAGATATTGCTCAAAAATTATATGTAAAAGGAATTATTTCTTATCCAAGATCTGATTCAAGCTATGTTACAAAAGAAGAAGCCGCATTATTCCCTGAAATATTAAATCAAATTAGCAAAATTCAATTATATGAAGAATTTTTCCCGCTTTCTATTCAATCGATTATGAATAATAAAAGATTCGTAAATGAAAAGAAAGTAACGGATCACTATGCAATTATCCCTACAGAACAGGTGGTCAATCCATTAACCTTAGCGAAGGATGAAGAAAAAATTTATGATTTAATTGTTAGGAGATTAATTGCTGCTCATTATGAAAAGAGTATTTTTGACTACACTACCGTCCATACAATGGTAGATGAGCGGGCAACATTCATTTCTAAAGGCAAACAAATGATACAGGAGGGTTGGAGAAAGATCATATACCAAATGGAAGAAACAAAAGAGGAGAAAGAGCAAGTTCTTCCTGATTTAAATAAGGATGAAATCGGTGTTGTTTCCAAGGTAACGGTCAAAGAGGGGAAGACACAACCTCCTAAGCGCTATACTGAAGGACAACTAATCACATTAATGAAAACAGCTGGTAAGTTTATTGAAGATAGCCAAATGCAGAGTATTTTAAGAAGAACGGAAGGTTTAGGAACTGAAGCAACTCGTGCTGGAATTATTTCTGTTTTAAAAGACCGAAAGTATATCGAAGTAACAAAAAATGTAGTATGTCCCACTAAAAAAGGAATTTTGTTAATTGAGAGTATTGGAAATAGTATTCTTTCTTCTCCGGAAATGACAGCTAAATGGGAGCAAAGACTTCATGAAATAGGGGAGGGAAAGGCATCACCGAATGTTTTTTTAGAACATGCAAAGAAGTTGTCAGTAAAGTTAATTGATGATGCGAAAATTGCTGAAACAAAATGGGCATTTCCCGCAGATCTTCTTGAAGAAATTTCAGCTAATACGAATACAGGCAAAAAGGGGAAAAGAGTAAAAGCTAGGCTTGGAAAATGTAAAAAATGTGATGGAATGATAATTGAAAAAGGTAATTTTTATGGTTGTACAAATTATCAAAAGACTAAATGTAATTTCACCATTTCTAAGAAAATTTTCGGGAAGACGATTTCTCAGAAAAATGTTTCGAAACTATTAAAAGAAGGAAAAACCGATTTGATAAAAGGGTTTAAAAAAGATGAGAAAACATTTGATGGGTATTTAGATTGGAATAAAGATAAACAAATAATCCAATTTGAATCGGTGTATGTAAAAAAATAG
- the yhfH gene encoding protein YhfH produces MLQNPVEFFLNLSKKICPECGENVEDQAESYILECEHCLSKKVE; encoded by the coding sequence ATGTTACAAAATCCAGTGGAGTTTTTTCTTAATCTTTCAAAAAAGATTTGTCCGGAATGCGGTGAAAATGTAGAAGACCAAGCGGAATCGTATATTTTAGAATGCGAGCACTGCCTTTCAAAAAAAGTTGAATAA
- a CDS encoding metal ABC transporter solute-binding protein, Zn/Mn family encodes MKKNKLSFLGLFIVVFLLSACTKAPINSTPLDGKIKVTTTIGMIKDIVDHVGGNHVKTIGLMKTGVDPHLYKASQGDIKKLEDADMIFYNGLHLEGKMVDIFEKLAKKKATVPVSKNIPESDLRSWDDGTEGHDPHIWFNVKHWISATATVRDELIKFDPKNKENYVKNANDYIEKLKELDQYTTEKIASIPKESRVLVTAHDAFGYFGDAYDIKVLGLQGISTASEYGAKDVSQLRDFLVDNKIKAVFVESSVPKKAINAVVEGARKKGHEVKIGGELYSDAMGKEGTDEGTYIGMVKHNVDTIVNALN; translated from the coding sequence ATGAAGAAAAACAAATTATCATTTTTGGGGTTATTTATCGTTGTTTTCTTACTTTCAGCTTGCACGAAAGCCCCAATAAATAGTACACCGCTAGATGGGAAGATCAAGGTAACGACGACGATAGGGATGATAAAAGACATAGTTGATCACGTAGGGGGAAACCATGTCAAAACAATTGGATTAATGAAAACAGGCGTTGATCCACACTTATATAAAGCATCTCAAGGTGACATAAAAAAATTAGAGGATGCGGATATGATTTTTTATAATGGGCTGCATCTTGAAGGGAAAATGGTAGATATCTTTGAGAAATTGGCAAAGAAGAAGGCGACTGTACCTGTTTCTAAAAACATTCCCGAATCAGATTTACGATCATGGGATGATGGGACAGAAGGACATGATCCCCATATTTGGTTTAATGTAAAGCATTGGATATCTGCGACAGCAACTGTTCGCGATGAATTAATAAAATTTGATCCAAAGAATAAAGAGAATTATGTGAAAAATGCTAATGATTATATTGAGAAATTAAAGGAGCTTGATCAATATACAACTGAAAAAATTGCAAGTATCCCGAAAGAATCTAGAGTATTAGTTACAGCGCATGATGCGTTTGGCTATTTCGGGGACGCCTATGACATAAAAGTTTTGGGCTTACAAGGTATTAGTACTGCCTCTGAATATGGTGCAAAAGATGTTAGCCAGTTACGTGATTTTCTTGTTGATAATAAGATTAAAGCTGTTTTTGTAGAATCAAGTGTTCCAAAAAAAGCGATAAATGCAGTTGTCGAAGGTGCAAGGAAAAAAGGTCATGAAGTGAAAATTGGCGGTGAACTTTATTCAGATGCAATGGGAAAAGAAGGAACAGATGAAGGTACGTATATAGGAATGGTTAAACATAATGTCGATACGATTGTTAATGCACTGAATTAA